Genomic window (Phragmites australis chromosome 21, lpPhrAust1.1, whole genome shotgun sequence):
TAACCTATTCCTAAGGTTGTGTCCAATAGTGTTCAAAAACATCGCTACTTGTTGCtcaacacacatatgtataGTGTCTTTAAGCAAGGCACGGTCCCTCAAGAGTTTACAAAACCGGAAGAAAGGTGCTCTACCAAGCCTAAGCATGCTCACACAAGTTGTATCATTCTTCcatattttattgtttagaTAGTCCATTCTTATCATATCCCTTTCTTCTATTGGTCCATATGTAATACAtgctctccttttcctttttctcaacTCAACAACTAAGGCCATGATAGAAACAGTAATATATGCCGTAGCGCCAAAAATTAACATTTTTCTCCTCTTGTCCATCTACAATACAAGATTGTAACATACAATGAGATAGCATCGTATTGGTACTGACATCCAAGCAAAACTACAGATATGTATATATCACAGCTTTGCATCATTCAAGGCATCATTTAAGTAGTGAAACAATCTGGTTGAGATTAGCATATTCCAGAGTTTTCTAGTTTGGAAGAGCATCAGTTAAATTTAATGCAGACAATTGTAGTCCAAAAGCATCAGTTAGTGAAGTTGATAATGTAATGTACCTTGCACTGGTAATTGCAGTCCAAAAGCATCAGTACAAAAGCTTTTACTTACACTAACTGATAATTAAATGAAATGGCAGCTACAAAATCAGATTTACAGATCTTCCATGGCAAAAGTTAAGGTAAGGTGGCACATGCACACAAGTTCAGAAAACCTTTAACAAACTTTACATATGCAATGCAACACAAGATGAATATTTATTCCACTAACCGTGCCGCCCTTTCTTCACATTTCTAACCCCCGCAACGGAATAAACACTAACGCGCAACTTGCAACCAATAGCATGCACCTCCATTCTGTTCCACATCTTGAATGAAACAGATCAAGCAAAAATATCCACTTCTCTTctcattcttaaaaaaaagaactctcaaAATATATTCCTATGTATATCTATTcaattatcacacaaaaatagcACTTCAATTCTTCGATTCTTCAGTGCTTTAAAACCACACATAGACATAGATCTGCAATAGCGGCGTGCACGTACTGGTGCTTGAAGAAGACGGAGGAGGGAGCgagacgacgacggcgacggatATCCGGAGGACGGAGCGGGCTAGCGCCGACGAGGGATCTTTGGAGGATGGAGCGGGCTGCAGTAGACAGAGCGGGCTGACGGTGGCGACGGATCTTCGAAGGAAGGAGCGGGCCGACTGCAGACGGAGCGGGCCGATGATGGCAACGGACCTTCGGAGGACGGAGAGGGCCGGCGACGGTGAGGGTTGTTCGAGGGAGGAAGGGGGCCGGCGGAGGCGCCCGTCCTttggaggagggagggggccgGCGACAATGCCCAAGCGGCGATGACAGATCttcggaggagggagggggccgGCGGTGGCGAGGGTTGTttgggggagggagggggcaggCGGTGGCGCCCGTCCTttggaggagggaggggggcAGTGGCGGGGCCCATCCTTTGGAGGAGAGGCGGCTAGGGATTCAGAGTCGCAGGACGCGAGGAGATGAAGAGTGATGAGTATGGAGAGGTGATGGGAACACGAGTCACGAGATGAGTGGAGCGAAGTGGGCGGCCTCATCCGGCTTTTTTTTGGGGGTTGCGCTCATCCGGCATCTGAATGAATATTCGCTTTGGTGGGATGACCTCGCCAGGTACCGATCCAGCAACCAAACACCAGAATCAACAAAAAAACATGAACAGGGGGATCCCATCCACCATCATAccatgaaccaaacacaccctaagttgcatctatcacctgcacactatgatataagcaaacacatatctacAACAttaattccagttagtccataatcaatatgctcaaataaaattccaaatcaatttaaatcacatcaaaactcatgcaaaactaaagatcatcaaactaaataaataccaatatcaatcactcagtATAAGTaaaccaagacatattttaactttttctcaGATACGTCAAAATTATCAGAATGCTTTGATGATTCGACCGAATGTATAAAACCAGACCCCTTTTCACTAGCATGGCGTCATGTTTACTCTAGATGCGTTGTATTTATAGTCTATTTTTATTAGCTGTTTTCTACTAGATGTGTTGTATTTACAGTCTATTTTTATTTACTATAACTAAAAATTGTGTTTTGCCGagttatttattaaaaaaactcttTTTCAGAACCATAACACACATGTCATACATACACAAGGACGGACAAAATCGATTCGGTGCTTGAAAATGATGTGCATGAGTAGATAATGCTTGAAAAAGGGAAAACCTTTGTACGTGGCTAGAAAAGACCGATGTACCGTCAAAGCTCGTTATCTTGAATTGAGAAGAGAAAATTGTGTCACCGAAAACTACTTCCTTTGAACAATGAACACAAAATTACAAGGACTTGTTTTCTTGACTTTTCTGATGACTCATACGAAGCTACATTGGCGGACTACATTTCAAGGACAACTGGTATAATCTCATACTAAAGGGAACAATTAAGATTTGTAGCTTTCATGTTACTTATCTAACCGTTGGCGCTTACTGCTAGGTGATGTTGTATGATCCTGAGAGATTTTCTCCTCATCACAATATTTAGCAAGGTTAACAAGCCGTTTGTAAGGGGGTATCCGAGAGTCCCACGCGACTAACTCAAACTCCTCCAGTTGAACAGCTGACCCAGCAATCAGATCTCCAAACATCACCTTGGGCAACTCCCTTTTGGAATCGTCGATTTTGCTATGAGGAGGCATGAGGCGAAGTGTAGTAGATGATTGTGATGAAGACGACAATGACACAAATCTAGTTATAACGATAGGATGATCTTTGTCCATAAGATTTTTTGGATGCTCGCCAAACACCGAAATGTTGTTCTCCACCACATTCCGGTACCTTTTCAATATGCTGAGCCAGAAGTGAACATTCTGATTCTTCCTCAGCATATCAGCGAATACGTTAGCTGTGATGAGCGATCCTTCCAGTGTTGCTGCTAGATCTTTTGCTACTGATGCTAATTGAGGGTGTTCCTCTGGGTTTGTGCTCCCAAATGCGAGAACCTTGAAGAGGTAGCTATACTCCTCGTGCGACAAGCTATTCAGACGAACATGCTTTACTGTTCCGAACCTCGATATCTTTGCAATCCTACTTATGATTACGATCTTGCTTCCTCTTCCCATCTGTTTTGCTGATGAATAAAATTTCAGCCAACTTTCATCATCGATATCTGTAGTAAACTCAACCACAACCAAGGACCTCCCAGTCATGAAAGGTTCATGCTCCATTCTTCCAATGTTTTCACCATTCAAGTACAAGATAGAAGAGAAGTGTGACCTGACTTTCTCGTTGTTGCACACATGTGCAATTAGAGTTTTCTTACCGACTCTACTATCACCTATCACTGGGAGCACAGTTGGACTGAATGGCGGAAGATTATCTTGCAGTAAGATGTTGATGATCTGCTGCTTTTCTACATGACGACCAAACATGAAGTTATCGATGTAAAGATATGTGTCATAGGGGCCATGGAACATGCGTTCACATCCCCCAAGAAGTAATACAAACTCTTTCATATTAGAAACAATGGATTCTAAATTATCCAAAGTACTCTGAAGACCATGACTAATGGAACTGCTCTTCTTGCAACTATATCGACTTACAGAAGTGGTTAAGGACAAATCGTTGAAGATGCTAACCTCCTTTTCAGTCCTTGAGTTGTGAAGGTTCCTATACTTGACGGTGTCCATGACATGGTATCCTCGGTACATGACCTCCACAAGCTTCTTGAGCTGAAGTAGCATATTTGAGTTGGTGATGTATCGCGCCTCGGCCTCTTCGACGATCATATGAACTCTAATCAGGAGATCTTGCAGCCTTTCCATCTTCTCCTCTAAGTTCTCTTTATTTTGGTACTTGTTGATCAAGAAGGACATGAATCGATTAACTAGATCACCTGCAACTGCAGATACAACCATCTCCATCCCAACTTGTCTTTTTTTCTGTGTTTATCTCCTTGGggtggggggtgggggtggtgggATCGAGGGAGAGAGAATATTTCTGAATTCTTCGTTCTAATCCTTACAATTCGCGTGCTTTACGAGGACGATAAGAAGCCGATGTTGAATTCAATGAAAGCGACGGATTGGAACAGCTGCCACCTAACCATGGTGGTTTTGTTGGTTTCTCCGGTgtccaataaatttagataTTCAATTTATTTGCTGTAACTAATGACGAATTCAATAACATTCGCAAACAGAAAACGAACCTTTCGAGATAAATCGGAAGGGGAAAAGGCTAGTGCTCAGCTAGAGATCTCTACTCTGGGAATGATTGTAGTAACCttgaaaatccaaaaaataatcaaataaaacaTCCATCATGTTCTTGTTCTTCCCGTGCTTTTCAGAAAAGAAGCGTCTTGTTTTTATGATGACTCATACAAAGTTATATTACGTCACAAAAGTTTATTAGTGACAGAAGATAACTCTTATTAATGTCACTCCGAATGCGTTATTAATGTGAACTCATCATTGACGAGTCTGAACCTGTTACTAATTacatacattagtgacaggtttaGGCTCGATCTGTCACTGCTGATTGTACATCTATGATGGGTCAGGTTCAGACTTGTTACGGATAtacaatcattagtgacgggtcaaaactctatctgtcacttatgaatatatattagtgactggtgtatttaaaaaaaaggaaactttTCACAGCTCATGTGGTCGCTCTCACTTGAACCGTGCAAATTATGCACATGTGCATTTTCTAGAATTCGAATCGGCAATCTCCCATCGAGCGAAGTTTACTTATCATCTCACCTCATAGTCTTACCCGATGAATATGtcaaaatttattcttttgacttttCTTGCTCAAATGTTTGGATAATTATTTAGACATCTATCTCAAATGTTTGGATAATTATTTAGGCATTTATAtggctttaaatgaaaaagttatcaacaaCAAAGTTGTACATCCCATCGATTtgtacaatgttcatataaaatttgtctccatCTGATTCCGTATAAAAAAGTTTATATCCaatccgtcattaatgactcTGATATTAGTAATGAGTCTTGACAGAGTCCCAGCCCGGGGTCACAGTAGTAACGAGTAGTCATCAttgaacccatcactaatataacattagtgatggtttcTAAGCTGCCATCATTAATATGGTGTCTTCTATGTTAATTTCTTATGTAGTATGTACTTGTTGACTATATTGCAGGGACAACTGATATAATCTCATACTAAATTACAATTGACGTTCCTACCATGTTACTTATCTAAACGTTGGCGCTTCTTGCTAGGTGATTCTGTACGATGCTGAGAGATCTTTTCCTCGTCACAGTATGTAGCAAGGTTAACAAACCTTTTGTAAGGGGGGATCCGAGATTCCCCCGAGACTAACTCAAACTCCTCCTTCGGTAGAACAGCTGTACCAGCAAACAGATCTCCAAACATCACCTTCGGCAGTTCCCTTTTGGGATCATCGATTTCGCTATGAGGAGGCATGAGGTGTAGTGTAGCAGACGTTGATGCAAGTCTGGTTATATCCACAGGATGACCTTTGTCCATAAGATCCTTTGGATGCTCACCGAACACTGAGAAGTTGTTCTCCACCATATTCCtgtatttttttagtatgctGAGCCAGAAGCGAACATTCTGATTCTTCCTCAGCATATGAGCATACACGTTTGCTGTGACGAGTGATCCTCCCAAGGCCACTGCTAGATCCTTTGCTATTGATGCTAACTGAGGGTGTTCCTCCGGGTTTGTACTCCCAAATGCGAGAACCTTGAAGAGGTAGCTATACTCCTCGTTCGACAAGCTATTCAGACGAACAGGCTTTACTGTCCCGAACCTCGATATCTTTGCAATCCTACTTATGATTACGATCTTGCTTCCTCTTCCCATCTGTTTTGCTGATGAATAAAATTTCAGCCAACTCTCATCATCGACATCTGTAGAAAACTCAACCACAACCAAGGACCTCCCAGTCATGAAAGGTTCATGCTCCATTCTTCCAATGTTTTCACCATTCAAGTGCAAGATAGAAGAGAAGTGTGACCTGACTTTCTCGTTGTTGCACACATGTGCAATTAGAGTTTTCTTACCGACTCTACTACCGCCTATCATTGGGAGTACTGTTGGAGTG
Coding sequences:
- the LOC133903233 gene encoding uncharacterized protein LOC133903233, which translates into the protein MEHEPFMTGRSLVVVEFTTDIDDESWLKFYSSAKQMGRGSKIVIISRIAKISRFGTVKHVRLNSLSHEEYSYLFKVLAFGSTNPEEHPQLASVAKDLAATLEGSLITANVFADMLRKNQNVHFWLSILKRYRNVVENNISVFGEHPKNLMDKDHPIVITRFVSLSSSSQSSTTLRLMPPHSKIDDSKRELPKVMFGDLIAGSAVQLEEFELVAWDSRIPPYKRLVNLAKYCDEEKISQDHTTSPSSKRQRLDK
- the LOC133903875 gene encoding uncharacterized protein LOC133903875; protein product: MEMVVSAVAGDLVNRFMSFLINKYQNKENLEEKMERLQDLLIRVHMIVEEAEARYITNSNMLLQLKKLVEVMYRGYHVMDTVKYRNLHNSRTEKEKSSRSSTSYCKIIFRHSVQLCSQ